The genomic interval GCTGGGCGGCACCGACCGCGCCCAGGACACCGCCTTCGCGGCCGTCCGCTACCTGCGCTCGCTGGAGGCGTTCCTCGACCTCGACCTGGACCTCGGCCCGGACGCGGAGACGATCCGCACCGCCCCGGACCCGGCGGCGGTACGCCGGGCGGTCACCGAACGGCTGCGAGCGGCCGGCCTGCTCGGCCCCCGGGACACCGCCGACACCCGCCTCGAGGTCTTCGAACGCCACCTGCGGGCGCTGGCCGACCACCGGGCCGGACACCTCACCGACCCGGCCACCCGGCTGCTGCTCATCGCCGCGTCCCGTCCCGCACCGCACAACGCCGGCGTCGGCATGGGCGTCGACGACGCCGCGGACCTGCCCGCCCTCGGCTGGCTGCCGCACGTCAGCGGCCCCGTCGACGCCCACACCGTCGAAGGCCACCACTACTCCCTGCTGCACGACCCCGCAGTACGGCGGACCGCCGCCCTGATCGACCGGGCCCTGGCCGCCGTCCACACCGGCCGGTGAGCCCGGCCGCCGCCCCTGACCCCCGAACCTCTCGCGGAAAGCACCCATGCACCAGCACCCGTCACCCCGCAGCCCCCTGTCCCGCAGATCCGCCCTCACCGCCCTCGCGGCGGTCGGCGCCCTGCTGCTGAGCGCCTGCTCCGGCACACCCGCCGCCGACACCCCGGCCTCCCGCACCGGCGCGCCCGTCGACGGCGGCACCCTGCGGTACGCCGTCGCGGGGTCCCCCGCCACCGCCAGTGACGACCCCCACGGCGGCCTCGGCAACGAGTCCGACGTCCTCCGCTTCGCCCTGACCTACGACGTCCTGACCGTCCCCGGCGAGGACGGGAGGACCCGGCCGCGGCTCGCCACGTCGTGGACGCCCAACGAGGCCATGGACCGCTGGACCCTCACCCTGCGCGAGGACGCCCGCTTCACCGACGGCACACCGGTGCGCGCCGCCGACGTGCTGTACTCCCTGCGGCGCATCGGCGGCAAGGCCGCCGAGAACTACGGCAGGCTCGCCGACTTCGACATGAGGAAGTCCACCGCCCCCGACGAGCACACCGTCGTCCTGGCCACCCGCGCCCCGATGGCCGACGCGCCCCGGGCCCTGGAGTCCGTCACCTTCGTCGTCCCGGAGGGCACCGAGGACTTCTCCCGCCCCGTCACCGGCTCGGGCCCCTACCGGGTGGAGCGGACCGGTGCCCAGACCACCGTCCTGACCCGCAACGACACATGGTGGGGCAAGCGCCCGCACCTGGACCGGATCGAGATCCAGGCCGTCGCCGACCCGCAGGCACGGGCCGGCGCCGTCGCCTCCGGGCAGGCCGACGTCGCCGGCAGCGTCAGCCCCGCCGCGGTCAAGAGCGCCGGATCCTCGGCGAGGACCCAGGTCGTCCGGCGTGACGGGGTCACCGAGTACCCGTTCGTCATGCGCCTGGACACCGAGCCGTTCGACGACCCCCGGGTCCGCGAGGCGTTCCGCCTCGCCGCCGACCGCGAGGCCCTGGTCGACACCGTGTTCCTCGGCTACGGCGAGGTCGCCAACGACCTCCCCACCCCCTACGACCCCTCGGCGCCCGAGGACCTGCCGCAGCGCACCCGCGACGTGAAGAAGGCCAGGAAGCTGCTGGCCGAGGCCGGCCACGCCGACGGACTGTCCGTCACCCTGCACACCACCACCTCCTACCCCGGCATGGACACCGCGGCCACCCTCTACGCCCAGCAGCTCTCCGACATCGGCGTCGACGCCGAGGTGAAGGTCGAGCCGGCGGACACCTACTGGACCGCCGTCTACGCCAAGAAGGCGTTCTACACCGGCTACTACGGCGGCATCTCCTTCCCCGACCTCGTCCGCGTCGGACTGCTGTCCGACTCCCCGACCAACGAGACCGCCTGGCGCAGCAAGAGCTTCGACGACGGCTTCGCCCGGGCCATGTCGACCGCCGACGAGGCGCGGCGCGAGGAACTGCTCTCCGGCATCCAGCGCGAGCTGTGGGAGGACGGCGGCTACGTCGTCTGGGGCACCGGGGACGGCCTGGACCTCGCCGCGCCGGGCGTGCGCGGACTGCCCGACGGACCCGGATTCCAGCGCATGTTCATCGACCAGGTGTGGATGGCCAAGTGACCGCGCGCACTGCCGGCCGCGCCCTGCGCCCGGCCGGCCGGGCCGCCGCCCTGGCCGTCGCCACCACGGCCGTGGTCTTCACGGCCACCGAACTGCTCCCCGGTGACGCCGGGGAACTGAGGACGGCGGGACGGGCCTCCGACGAGGACGTCGCGGCGGAGCGGGAGCGTCTCGGGCTGGACCGGCCGGCCGCGGTGCGCTACCTCGACTGGCTGTACGGCCTGGTCCGGGGGGACCTGGGACGCTCGCTGGCGGGCGGCAAGCCGGTGGCGACGCTGTTCGCCGAACGGCTGCCCGCCACCGCCGTCCTGGTCGTGGCGGCGCTGGCGGTCACCGTGCTGCTCACCGCGACGGCCCTGACCGTGGCGTACCTGCGCGGCGGCCGGGGCGGCTCGGCCGCCACCGGGCTGGCCGCCGTGCCGCAGCCGGTCCACGCGGCGGTGCTCGGCGCGGTCCTGGCCGGGCTGCTGGGCTGGCTGCCCCCCGTGTCCCTGCTGCCGCCCGGCGGCTCGCCCCTGGCGGACCCCCGGCTCCTGGTGCTGCCCGCGCTCACCCTGGCGCTGCCCTCGGCCGCGTTCGCCACCGTCCTGCTGCGCGGGGCGCTGGCCGACACCCTGCGCCGCCCGCACGTGGCCGACGCACGGCTGCGCGGCCTGCCCGCCCCGCTCGTGCTGCACCGGCACGTCCTGCCCTTCCTGTACGCGCCGGCGCTCCAGGTGACGGCCCTGCTGTCCGGCGGTCTCGTGGCGGGGACCGCCCTGGCGGAGACCCTCTTCGGCTATCCGGGCACCGGGCAGCTGCTGGTGTCCGCCGTCGCGGTGCGGGACGTCCCCGTCATCCAGGCCGCGGCCCTCCTCCCGGCCGCCGTCCTGCTGCTGGGCATGCTCCTGGCCGACCTGGCCGCCCGTCGCACCACGGCGCCGGGGGACCCCGGCCCGTCGGTGGCGGCGGCGGGGAGGACCGCATGACCGGAGCGCCTGCGCCGTTCCTCCCCGGAGCCGTCCGTCCTCCGGTGTCCGTGACCGCGGCCCTCACCCTGCTGGTGTGCGTGCCGCTCGGCCGGTACGCCGCCCCGCACCCACCGGAGCGAACGGTCGCCGCCCCCTGGGCGCCGCCCGGCGGACGGCATCCGCTGGGCACCGACGTCCTGGGGCGCGACGTGCTGTCCCGGGTCCTGGCCGGGGGCACCCAGCTCCTGACCGTGTCCCTGCTCGCCGCGCTCGCCGCCGTCGTCTGCGGCGCGGGTCTCGGCCTGGCCGCGGGGTGGTCGGGCGACCGTGCCGCCCGCACCGTACGGGCCCTGTGCGACCTGCTGCTGGCCGTCCCCGCCCTGGTCCTGGCGCTGGTGCTGGCCACCGCACTGCCGGGGGCGACGGCGGTCGTCGTGGCGTCGGTGCTCGCGGGAGCCCCGCTCACCGCGCGGGTCGTCGCCACGCAGTGCGCGCAGCTGCGCGACAGCGGGCACGTGCACGCCGCCGTCGAGCGCGGCGAGCGCACGCCCGCCGTGCTGCTCCACGAGGTGCTGCCCGCCCTGCGCCGTCTGGTCGCCGCCGACGCCGGGCTCCGGCTCGTCACGGCACTGCAGATCGCCGCGGCCCTCGCCGTGCTCGGGCTGGGGCCCCACCCCCCGGACCCCGACTGGGCCCTGATGCTCAGTGAGAACCTGCCCGGCGCCGCACTCAACCCCTGGGCGCTGCTGGCGCCGGCGGTCCCCCTGGCGGGCTGTGCCTGGGCGTTCGCCGCGGCGGCCCGGACGGCCGCCCGTGTTCCGGGGGAGGCGGCATGACGGTCCGTGCCCACGACGGGCTCGTTCCCACCGACGCCCCGCTGCTGGCGGCCGAGGGTCTGACCGTCCGCCGTGCCTTCGACGGAGCCACCGTCCTGCCGCCGGTCGACGTCCGCGTCGGCCCGGGGCAGGTGCTGGCCGTCACCGGCGCGTCCGGTGCCGGTAAATCCACGCTGCTGCGCGCCCTGCTCGACGTCCTCCCGGACGGACTGCACCGCGCGGCGGGCACCGTGCGCTGGCGCGGTGCGGTCGTGTCGCCCGGCCGGACGGCCCGGCGGTGGCGGCGCGCCCGGTGCGGCTGGCTGGCGCAGGACCCCGGCGCGGCCCTCCATCCGCTGTGGCGCGTGGACCGGCTGATCGGGGAGGAGTTCACCGGTGACGCCGCCGCCCGCGCCCTGCGGGTCGAGGCCCTGATGCGCCGGCTGGGCCTTCCGCCCGGGCTCGCCTCCCGGCGGGCGGGGGAGCTCTCCGGCGGACAGGCCCAACGGGTCGCCCTGGCCCGGGCGCTGTGCGCCGACCCGGAGCTGCTCGTCCTGGACGAGCCGACCTCGGCACTGGACCGCGCGACGGCCGGCCTGGTGGCCGAAGAGGTGCGGTCGCGCCGTGGGACCCCCGGCCGGTGCGTCGTCCTGGTCACGCACGATGCCCGGCTGGCCGCGGAACTGGCCGACCGGACCCTGGTGCTCGCCGGTGACGCGCACCCGGCCGCCGGCGCCGACGCCACCGCGCGGCACAGGTCACGTGTGACCGCCGCCGAGCGCGGACGGACGACGCGCACCCCGGGGAAGGAACCGCTTCGCCCGATCGCCGCTCCCGCGTCACCACAGGCCGGGCGTTCGCCCCGCACGGCGGCGGACCCTGCCCCGTCCCCGGCACCCGTGCTGTCGGCGCGGGGCCTGACCCTGCGGACCCCGGACGGCACGCCGCTGCTCGACGCCGGCGAGCTGGACCTGCCGGCGGGCGGCTGGCTGGCCGTCACGGGACGGTCGGGCAGCGGGAAGACGACCCTGCTGCACGCCCTCGCGGGCCGTCGTCCGCCGGCGGCAGGACACCTCCTGCTGCACGGGCGCCCGCTGCCCGCCGGGACCCGCTCGCGCGACCGGCGGACGCTGCGCGCCGTCCAACTGGCCGGACAGGACACGGCGGCGGAACTCAACCCGGCGCATACCGTCGGCCGAGCGGTGGCCCGGCCGCTGAAGGTGTTCCACGGCGCGACCGCAGCGGCCGGACGGGAACGCGTGCGGGAACTCCTCGAGGCCGTGGGACTCCCCGCCGAGCTGGCCGGCCGCAGACCGGCGGCGCTCTCCGGCGGCCAGCGCCGCCGGGTGGTTCTCGCCCGGGCGCTCGCCGCCGAGCCCGACGTGCTGCTGCTGGACGAGCCCACCGCGGGTCTGGACCCGGACTCGGCACGACTCGTCCTCGACCTGCTGGACCGGCTGCGGGAGAACGGCCCCGCCGTCCTGACCGTCACCCACGACGCCGGCACGGCCGCCCGCGCCGACCGGGTCCTCCACCTGACCGGGCGCCGCCTGGTCCCACGGCCGCACCCGACCCCCGACCACCCCCTCGACGAGAGAACGGAGCACTCCGGTGTCCGACCACACGACGGCTGAACACACCGGCTGGATCGCGGGCCTGCTGGCCGCCCATCCCTGGGTGGCCCGGGCCCGTCCCGCACCCGACGGCGGCGTCCGGGTCGTCCCGCACCCGGACGCCGTGACCGCGGCACCCGAGCCGGGCCCCCTGATGCGCGAGCACCTCGAGCAGTGGGCCGAGGTCTACGAGTGGACGTACGAGACGGCCGAGGGCCGGCACGCCGACGACCTCGACCTGTCCGGGTGGCGGGCCTCCGGCACCGGAGCACCGCTGCCCGAAGCCCACATGCGGGACTGGGTGGACCGCACCGTGGACCTCGTCCTGGCCCGGCGTCCGAGTCGGGTCCTGGAACTCGGCTGCGGCACCGGCCTGCTCGCCCACCGCCTGCACCCGCACCTGGACGGGTACGCCGGCACCGACGTCGCCCAGGTCGCGGTGGACCGCCTCACCGCGGCCGGCCTGCCCCGCACCGCGTTCGTCCGGGCCGCCGCCCACGAGACGGCCGCGCCCCGGGTGCGGGACGCCATGGACGCCGCCTTCGGCCCCGGCGCGCGCCCCGACTGCGTGCTGCTCAACTCGGTCACCCAGTGCTTCCCCGACCTGGCCTACCTGACCACCGTCCTGCGCGGGGCGCTGTCGGCGGTCGAGGACGGCGGCACCGTGATCGTGGGGGACATCCGGCACTCCGGCCTGCTGCTCGACCACTTCGCACGGCTGGAACGGGCCCGCGACCCCGAGGCGGACGGCACGACGATCGCCGCAAGGGCCGCGGCCGCCGCCGAGGCGGACGAGGAACTGTCCTTCACCCCGGCGGCCGTCGCCGCGGTGGTCGCGGCCCAGCCCCGCCCGGTCCGCATGAGCGTGCACGCCCGCACCATGGCCGAGGACACCGAACTCACCCGCTACCGCTACGACGTCGTCCTGCGCGTCGGCCCGCACACCGGCGGAGGGGGAACCCGGCACGTGCGCCGGACGCCCTGGGACGGATCCCGGGGGAGCGATGTCCGGGGAGCGCTGCGCGACGCGCTCGCCGACGGCCCCGTCGTCGTCCACGGCATCCCCAACGCCCTGCTCCACGACGCCCCCGGGGCGGTGACCCCGTACGCCCTGCGCGAGGCGCTGCGGGGAACGGACGCCGCCGTCCTGCTCGACGCCGCCGACCCGCGCGCGCTGGCCGTGGCGGCCCCCGCCGACTGCGCGCCCGCCGCGGCCGAGGACCTCCCCGCGCCCTCCGGCCCGGTGGCCCACGA from Streptomyces sp. DH-12 carries:
- a CDS encoding ABC transporter substrate-binding protein, yielding MHQHPSPRSPLSRRSALTALAAVGALLLSACSGTPAADTPASRTGAPVDGGTLRYAVAGSPATASDDPHGGLGNESDVLRFALTYDVLTVPGEDGRTRPRLATSWTPNEAMDRWTLTLREDARFTDGTPVRAADVLYSLRRIGGKAAENYGRLADFDMRKSTAPDEHTVVLATRAPMADAPRALESVTFVVPEGTEDFSRPVTGSGPYRVERTGAQTTVLTRNDTWWGKRPHLDRIEIQAVADPQARAGAVASGQADVAGSVSPAAVKSAGSSARTQVVRRDGVTEYPFVMRLDTEPFDDPRVREAFRLAADREALVDTVFLGYGEVANDLPTPYDPSAPEDLPQRTRDVKKARKLLAEAGHADGLSVTLHTTTSYPGMDTAATLYAQQLSDIGVDAEVKVEPADTYWTAVYAKKAFYTGYYGGISFPDLVRVGLLSDSPTNETAWRSKSFDDGFARAMSTADEARREELLSGIQRELWEDGGYVVWGTGDGLDLAAPGVRGLPDGPGFQRMFIDQVWMAK
- a CDS encoding ABC transporter permease, coding for MTARTAGRALRPAGRAAALAVATTAVVFTATELLPGDAGELRTAGRASDEDVAAERERLGLDRPAAVRYLDWLYGLVRGDLGRSLAGGKPVATLFAERLPATAVLVVAALAVTVLLTATALTVAYLRGGRGGSAATGLAAVPQPVHAAVLGAVLAGLLGWLPPVSLLPPGGSPLADPRLLVLPALTLALPSAAFATVLLRGALADTLRRPHVADARLRGLPAPLVLHRHVLPFLYAPALQVTALLSGGLVAGTALAETLFGYPGTGQLLVSAVAVRDVPVIQAAALLPAAVLLLGMLLADLAARRTTAPGDPGPSVAAAGRTA
- a CDS encoding ABC transporter permease subunit is translated as MTGAPAPFLPGAVRPPVSVTAALTLLVCVPLGRYAAPHPPERTVAAPWAPPGGRHPLGTDVLGRDVLSRVLAGGTQLLTVSLLAALAAVVCGAGLGLAAGWSGDRAARTVRALCDLLLAVPALVLALVLATALPGATAVVVASVLAGAPLTARVVATQCAQLRDSGHVHAAVERGERTPAVLLHEVLPALRRLVAADAGLRLVTALQIAAALAVLGLGPHPPDPDWALMLSENLPGAALNPWALLAPAVPLAGCAWAFAAAARTAARVPGEAA
- a CDS encoding ATP-binding cassette domain-containing protein, with product MTVRAHDGLVPTDAPLLAAEGLTVRRAFDGATVLPPVDVRVGPGQVLAVTGASGAGKSTLLRALLDVLPDGLHRAAGTVRWRGAVVSPGRTARRWRRARCGWLAQDPGAALHPLWRVDRLIGEEFTGDAAARALRVEALMRRLGLPPGLASRRAGELSGGQAQRVALARALCADPELLVLDEPTSALDRATAGLVAEEVRSRRGTPGRCVVLVTHDARLAAELADRTLVLAGDAHPAAGADATARHRSRVTAAERGRTTRTPGKEPLRPIAAPASPQAGRSPRTAADPAPSPAPVLSARGLTLRTPDGTPLLDAGELDLPAGGWLAVTGRSGSGKTTLLHALAGRRPPAAGHLLLHGRPLPAGTRSRDRRTLRAVQLAGQDTAAELNPAHTVGRAVARPLKVFHGATAAAGRERVRELLEAVGLPAELAGRRPAALSGGQRRRVVLARALAAEPDVLLLDEPTAGLDPDSARLVLDLLDRLRENGPAVLTVTHDAGTAARADRVLHLTGRRLVPRPHPTPDHPLDERTEHSGVRPHDG
- a CDS encoding class I SAM-dependent methyltransferase; protein product: MSDHTTAEHTGWIAGLLAAHPWVARARPAPDGGVRVVPHPDAVTAAPEPGPLMREHLEQWAEVYEWTYETAEGRHADDLDLSGWRASGTGAPLPEAHMRDWVDRTVDLVLARRPSRVLELGCGTGLLAHRLHPHLDGYAGTDVAQVAVDRLTAAGLPRTAFVRAAAHETAAPRVRDAMDAAFGPGARPDCVLLNSVTQCFPDLAYLTTVLRGALSAVEDGGTVIVGDIRHSGLLLDHFARLERARDPEADGTTIAARAAAAAEADEELSFTPAAVAAVVAAQPRPVRMSVHARTMAEDTELTRYRYDVVLRVGPHTGGGGTRHVRRTPWDGSRGSDVRGALRDALADGPVVVHGIPNALLHDAPGAVTPYALREALRGTDAAVLLDAADPRALAVAAPADCAPAAAEDLPAPSGPVAHEPFPLFVRRRLPEVLRDHLRRAEPDTAPPPITVVDVIEDGHA